A window from Drosophila nasuta strain 15112-1781.00 chromosome 3, ASM2355853v1, whole genome shotgun sequence encodes these proteins:
- the LOC132789275 gene encoding gustatory receptor for sugar taste 64c-like gives MPHLASKQAAAMQRQMQRNKNTLHHAIGPFLILAQFLGVLPVAGVSPNAAVEKVQFRWFSLSFLVSCIILGFAIMDCVLSSKIVFENGLKIYTIGSLSFSVICIAGFSVFLVLSFRWPRIIKQTTRCELIFLQPAYDCHFGRQFGRRIRIWGVVLLVAALCEHSTYVGSAIYSNYQQIKECQLDVDFWLNYFQRERQELFTVFHFNVVQAIFIEWTTLAMTFVWNFVDILLILISRAFQLRFQQLHWRIRQHAGQRMSNEFWQQLRYDILELSDLLKVYDKELSGLVILACSNNMYFVCVQIYHSFKARGSFMDELYFWFCLFYVITRLSNMMFATAAIPQEAREIAYTLFEIPTEFWCIELQRIQEILLSNVFALSGKGFFFMTRRLIFAMAATLMAYELVLINQMSGSEVQKSICSRGAGSSKSIFYS, from the exons ATGCCACATTTGGCCAGtaaacaagcagcagcaatgcagAGGCAAATGCAgcgcaataaaaatacactTCACCATGCCATCGGACCTT TTCTGATTTTGGCGCAGTTTTTGGGCGTTCTCCCCGTCGCTGGTGTGTCGCCGAATGCTGCTGTGGAGAAAGTTCAATTTCGCTGGTTTTCTCTCTCGTTTCTCGTAAGCTGCATCATACTGGGCTTTGCCATCATGGACTGCGTGCTCTCCTCCAAAATAGTCTTCGAAAATGGCCTCAAGATATACACGATAG GTTCTCTTAGCTTTAGCGTCATCTGCATTGCTGGCTTTAGTGTCTTTCTCGTGCTCTCCTTCCGCTGGCCTCGAATCATTAAGCAAACTACTCGCTGTGAGTTGATTTTTCTGCAACCCGCTTATGATTGTCACTTTGGTCGACAATTTGGGCGTCGCATACGCATTTGGGGCGTGGTTTTGCTTGTGGCTGCTCTCTGTGAGCACTCGACTTATGTGGGCAGTGCCATCTATAGCAACTATCAACAGATTAAGGAGTGCCAGTTGGATGTGGACTTTTGGTTGAATTACTTTCAGCGCGAGCGTCAAGAACTCTTCACCGTATTCCACTTCAATGTGGTGCAAGCGATCTTCATCGAATGGACCACTTTAGCCATGACATTCGTGTGGAACTTTGTGGACATCCTGTTGATACTGATCTCTCGTGCCTTTCAGCTGCGCTTTCAGCAGCTGCATTGGCGCATCAGGCAACATGCGGGACAACGCATGTCCAATGAGTTCTGGCAACAGCTGCGCTATGATATTCTAGAGCTCAGCGATCTGCTCAAAGTGTATGACAAGGAGTTGTCCGGCTTGGTCATCTTGGCGTGTTCGAATAACATGTACTTTGTGTGCGTGCAAATCTATCACAGCTTCAA AGCTCGTGGCAGCTTCATGGATGAGCTGTACTTCTGGTTCTGTCTGTTCTATGTCATCACACGTCTTTCCAATATGATGTTTGCTACTGCAGCTATACCACAAGAGGCAAGAGAGATTGCCTACACTCTCTTTGAAATACCCACCGAGTTCTGGTGCATCGAACTTCAGCGCATCCAAGAGATACTTTTAAGCAACGTTTTTGCGCTCAGCGGCAAAGGTTTCTTCTTTATGACACGTCGTTTAATCTTTGCT ATGGCTGCCACGCTGATGGCCTATGAGCTGGTCTTGATTAATCAAATGAGCGGCTCTGAGGTGCAGAAGAGCATCTGCAGTCGTGGCGCTGGCAGCTCAAAGAGTATTTTCTATTCATAG
- the LOC132789276 gene encoding LOW QUALITY PROTEIN: gustatory receptor for sugar taste 64e (The sequence of the model RefSeq protein was modified relative to this genomic sequence to represent the inferred CDS: substituted 2 bases at 2 genomic stop codons): MARSIGVAAKRRKSVALINFWRVARADSATNIKRRMNYKRNSQKRWPRLNALLQYADREDYVHSGSFQEAIKPVLIIAQIFALMPVRGVSSKYAEDLSFSWLSFRSCYSLVVSILFLISSGYMAAFVMHVNFDFDSVETLVFYGSIFSISVAFFHLAIKWPALVIEWQMVESQLPALRTEKERGALAHHIKMIVIIAMGCSLVEHLLSMLSSIYYVNACPVLPNRPIDSYLLIVFSMFYHFVEYSTTLGVLGKIVNVLATFAWSFNDIFVMAVSVSLAARFRQLNDYMLREARMVRXIFKYVFLIYXSVFFALQPTSADYWMQCRINFRNLCKLCNVVDDAISVITLLCFSNNLYFICGKILKSLQKKPSASHTAYFWFSLGYLLIRTLILSLYSASINDESKRPLLIFRLVPRQYWTAELKRFSEEVHMDQVALTGMKFFRLTRGVVISVAGTIVTYELILLQFNKADKVNDCYEH; this comes from the exons ATGGCGCGGTCAATAGGTGTTGCAGCCAAGCGGCGCAAGAGTGTGGCACTTATCAATTTCTGGCGTGTGGCACGCGCCGACAGCGC GACGAACATAAAACGCAGGATGAACTACAAGAGGAATAGTCAAAAACGCTGGCCCAGAC TCAATGCCTTACTACAGTACGCTGATAGAGAGGATTATGTGCACAGCGGTTCCTTTCAGGAGGCCATCAAACCAG TGCTCATCATAGCTCAGATATTTGCTCTGATGCCCGTGCGTGGTGTCAGCTCCAAGTACGCCGAAGATTTGAGCTTCAGCTGGCTGAGCTTTCGCTCCTGCTACTCGTTGGTGGtcagcattttgtttttgatcaGCTCTGGCTACATGGCCGCCTTTGTGATGCATGTGAATTTTGACTTTGACTCGGTGGAAACTCTGGTCTTCTATGGCTCGATATTTTCCATCTCGGTGGCCTTCTTTCATCTGGCAATCAAGTGGCCAGCTCTAGTGATTGAGTGGCAAATGGTGGAGTCACAATTGCCGGCTTTGCGCACCGAAAAAGAACGTGGCGCCTTGGCTCATCACATCAAAATGATTGTGATAATTGCCATGGGTTGTTCGTTGG TGGAGCACTTGCTGAGCATGCTGTCCAGCATTTATTATGTCAACGCTTGTCCTGTGCTGCCCAATCGACCCATTGACAGCTATTTGCTTATAGTCTTTAGCATGTTTTATCACTTTGTGGAGTACTCTACTACTTTGGGTGTCCTAGGAAAGATTGTCAATGTGTTGGCCACATTCGCCTGGAGTTTCAATGACATCTTCGTCATGGCTGTCAGTGTTTCTCTAGCGGCACGCTTTCGCCAGCTCAACGATTATATGCTACGTGAAGCCAGAATGGTAAGATAgattttcaaatatgtttttttaatatattaatccgttttctttgctttgcagCCCACAAGCGCGGACTATTGGATGCAGTGTCGCATTAATTTTCGTAATCTGTGCAAACTTTGCAATGTTGTCGATGATGCTATTTCAGTCATAACTCTGCTCTGCTTCAGCAACAATTTGTACTTTATCTGTGGCAAGATATTGAAGAGTTTGCA gaaAAAACCTTCTGCTTCTCATACCGCTTACTTTTGGTTCTCCTTGGGATATTTGCTTATACGCACTTTGATACTCTCGCTTTATAGCGCCAGCATTAATGATGAGTCTAAGCGGCCTTTGCTCATCTTTCGACTGGTGCCTAGACAATACTGGACAGCAGAG CTCAAGCGCTTTTCAGAGGAGGTGCACATGGATCAGGTGGCTTTAACGGGCATGAAGTTCTTTCGGCTAACTCGAGGAGTTGTCATATCG gTGGCTGGCACAATTGTCACCTACGAACTGATTTTGCTGCAGTTCAACAAAGCGGACAAAGTTAATGATTGCTATGAACACTGA